Proteins from a genomic interval of Magnetovibrio sp. PR-2:
- a CDS encoding response regulator transcription factor — MRILFADDHTLVREGIRPFLDELDGDVEVLEAENLPGAEAKAKEAGKLDLILLDLKMPGMNGFSGITNFAKSYPDVPIVILSGHYNRKDVIAALDFGVSGYIPKNIGGMAMVNALRLVLAGEKYLPSDAFSSTPTLEDDSILNQPSKTANQEVDPKFATLTQREAEILTHLVDGKTNKQIARELDLQEITVKIHVRNVYRKIGAGNRAQAVKITLQSGWEPT; from the coding sequence ATGCGTATTTTATTTGCCGACGACCACACTTTGGTACGTGAGGGTATTCGTCCGTTTTTGGATGAGCTCGACGGCGACGTTGAGGTCTTAGAAGCCGAAAATTTACCCGGCGCGGAAGCTAAAGCCAAAGAGGCCGGTAAGCTGGACTTGATCTTGTTGGATTTGAAAATGCCCGGCATGAACGGGTTCAGCGGCATCACGAATTTCGCCAAATCCTATCCAGACGTTCCCATCGTGATTTTGTCTGGACACTACAACCGCAAAGACGTCATTGCCGCACTGGATTTTGGCGTGTCGGGCTATATCCCTAAAAACATTGGCGGAATGGCCATGGTCAACGCGTTGCGTTTGGTGTTGGCCGGTGAAAAATACCTGCCGTCGGACGCCTTTTCGTCCACGCCCACACTCGAAGACGACAGCATTCTCAATCAGCCCAGCAAAACCGCAAACCAGGAAGTCGATCCCAAATTCGCCACCCTGACCCAGCGCGAAGCTGAAATCCTGACCCATTTGGTCGATGGCAAAACCAACAAACAAATTGCCCGCGAGCTGGACCTGCAGGAAATCACCGTAAAGATCCACGTGCGCAACGTGTACCGCAAAATCGGCGCCGGCAACCGCGCCCAAGCGGTCAAAATTACCCTGCAATCGGGTTGGGAGCCAACCTAA
- a CDS encoding ArsJ-associated glyceraldehyde-3-phosphate dehydrogenase, translating into MSVKIGINGFGRMGRLVLRAGWATSAKSGDVQWQRINEIGTDADGAAHLVNFDSVHGTWDNEATHDGDNVVIDGQSIAYTSTPAIADGGWGDCDIVLECTGKFRKPEQLQAYFDMGVKKVIVAAPVKEDALNIVYGINDDLYDADKHHLLTAASCTTNCLAPVVKVVHEKIGIKHGCITTIHDVTNTQVVVDFPHKDKRRARSSLMNLVPTTTGSATAITMIYPDLKGKLNGHAVRVPLLNASLTDCVFELSREVTAQEVNQLFRDAAEGELKGILGLEDRPLVSTDFINDARSSIVDGPSTMVIDGTQLKVLAWYDNEWGYVNRMFDLALKVAGSL; encoded by the coding sequence ATGAGCGTAAAAATCGGAATCAATGGGTTTGGCCGTATGGGCCGTTTGGTGCTGCGTGCGGGTTGGGCGACCAGTGCAAAGTCGGGGGACGTCCAGTGGCAGCGCATCAACGAAATCGGCACAGATGCCGATGGCGCGGCACACTTGGTGAACTTTGATTCGGTACACGGGACTTGGGACAACGAAGCCACCCATGACGGCGATAACGTCGTCATTGACGGCCAGTCCATTGCCTACACCTCTACCCCTGCAATTGCGGACGGTGGCTGGGGCGATTGCGACATCGTCTTGGAATGCACCGGCAAATTCCGCAAGCCCGAACAGTTGCAAGCTTACTTCGACATGGGCGTGAAGAAGGTGATCGTTGCGGCCCCTGTGAAAGAGGACGCTCTCAATATCGTTTACGGCATCAACGACGATTTGTACGACGCGGACAAACATCACCTGTTGACCGCTGCCAGTTGCACCACCAACTGCTTGGCTCCGGTGGTCAAAGTCGTGCACGAAAAAATCGGCATCAAGCATGGCTGCATCACCACCATTCACGATGTCACCAACACCCAAGTGGTGGTCGATTTCCCGCACAAAGACAAACGCCGGGCGCGGTCCAGCCTGATGAACTTGGTGCCGACCACGACCGGTTCGGCCACGGCCATCACGATGATCTATCCGGATTTGAAAGGCAAACTGAACGGCCATGCGGTGCGCGTGCCGCTGTTGAATGCCTCGCTCACGGACTGTGTGTTTGAGCTGTCCCGCGAAGTGACGGCCCAAGAGGTCAACCAGCTGTTCCGCGATGCCGCCGAAGGTGAGCTGAAAGGCATTTTGGGCCTGGAAGACCGTCCGCTGGTGTCGACCGATTTTATCAATGATGCCCGTTCGTCCATCGTCGATGGGCCGTCCACCATGGTCATTGACGGCACGCAGTTGAAAGTTTTGGCGTGGTACGACAACGAATGGGGCTATGTGAACCGCATGTTCGACTTGGCGCTGAAGGTGGCGGGAAGTCTCTAA
- a CDS encoding 4-(cytidine 5'-diphospho)-2-C-methyl-D-erythritol kinase, whose product MTKAVLRQFAPAKINLYLHVTGQRDDGYHELDSLVVFADIGDVVEVRAGHGLSLDISGPFGADLKADEDNLVLKAARALAEQCHIKPHAALHLIKNLPVASGIGGGSADAAATLKALIQYWEVHVDDEGIHAVAHDVAPDIDSARAMATLLKVWRDDLAHHKLNTIGLSLGADVPVCLESRPVFMGGIGEKLELAPHMPRVWLVLVNPGVQVSTPDIFKARTGEFSRPDRFHEPPNDAQHLARLLSTRRNDLSAPAIQTSPAIQNVLSALDNTDGILLSRMSGSGATCFGLYTSQMTAFAAAAKISHMHPNWWCEAAEMLDSTLDF is encoded by the coding sequence ATGACCAAAGCCGTGCTCAGACAATTCGCCCCGGCGAAAATCAATCTCTACCTTCACGTCACCGGACAGCGTGACGACGGCTATCATGAGCTCGACAGCTTGGTCGTGTTCGCCGACATCGGCGACGTGGTCGAGGTCCGCGCCGGGCACGGTTTAAGCTTGGACATCTCCGGCCCCTTTGGCGCTGACCTGAAAGCCGACGAGGACAATTTGGTCTTAAAAGCCGCACGCGCCTTGGCCGAACAGTGTCACATTAAACCCCACGCAGCCTTGCACTTGATCAAAAACCTGCCGGTCGCGTCCGGCATCGGTGGTGGCTCGGCGGACGCGGCGGCGACGCTTAAAGCCCTGATCCAGTATTGGGAGGTGCATGTGGACGACGAAGGCATTCATGCCGTCGCGCATGACGTTGCCCCCGACATCGACAGTGCCCGCGCCATGGCGACCTTATTGAAAGTTTGGCGCGACGATCTGGCCCACCACAAGCTCAACACCATTGGATTGAGCTTGGGTGCCGACGTGCCCGTGTGCTTGGAAAGCCGCCCTGTGTTCATGGGTGGCATTGGGGAAAAATTGGAACTTGCCCCGCACATGCCCCGCGTCTGGCTGGTGTTGGTCAATCCGGGTGTTCAAGTGTCCACGCCGGACATTTTTAAGGCCCGCACAGGTGAGTTCAGCCGACCCGACCGTTTTCATGAGCCCCCCAATGACGCCCAACATCTGGCCCGTCTGCTTTCAACCCGGCGCAATGATTTAAGCGCGCCTGCGATACAAACATCGCCTGCTATTCAAAATGTCTTAAGCGCTTTAGACAACACCGACGGCATATTACTGAGCCGCATGAGCGGTTCGGGTGCGACGTGCTTTGGGCTGTACACATCACAAATGACCGCCTTTGCGGCGGCCGCAAAAATCAGCCACATGCACCCCAATTGGTGGTGTGAAGCGGCTGAAATGCTTGATAGCACGCTCGATTTTTAG
- a CDS encoding tetratricopeptide repeat protein, which yields MSALHVSNQSLRQLGRTLLLGTCLTLAVTAASAKDAPGLKTSSGDYLAGYHADQLGNTADALGFYGKAAKDPVLAQPGLYKRIYLLALSEGRIPDAIRALETVEKAGGKVPFANLILSIQAIKNKDYPRAETLIRTDKGGLSPHLNPPLLAWVKFAQRDIDGAMKALETLNEQKGMATLFHMYAALILDANANAPRARKHFLNLLKGGGLSNRMAKLTGEHFERAKDHPKAREIFNKYAITDVGLIMRDQATARMKKGTRPELDIQTAQDGVAEALLSIAVAYQAQTSGSQALILSNLALYLREDLARAQMIKADALEIAGNYPLANTVYAGIAKSSPHRWMAQLRTALNLEQLERDGEAIRLLKDLARERKDLPSPLGELGHILRSNERFADAAEAYSDAIDRSGKTNKRHWILYYNRGVAYEASKQWPKAEKDFLKALELNPDQPDVLNYLSYSWIDQGLHLKRALKMIEKAVDLRPRDGYIVDSLGWGLYRLGKYDQAVRKLERAIMLRPSDPVINDHLGDALWKVGRTREAKFQWERAKTLGPEEKLLKIINQKLKSGLADSSQK from the coding sequence ATGTCCGCTTTACACGTTTCAAATCAATCTCTTCGCCAGCTTGGAAGAACGCTTCTTCTGGGCACATGTCTCACCCTTGCTGTCACAGCCGCCAGCGCCAAAGACGCGCCTGGGCTCAAGACCTCCAGCGGGGACTACCTGGCCGGATACCATGCCGACCAGTTGGGCAACACCGCAGACGCTTTGGGCTTTTATGGAAAAGCCGCCAAAGATCCGGTCTTGGCTCAACCGGGCCTGTATAAGCGGATTTATCTGCTCGCGCTCAGCGAAGGTCGCATTCCCGACGCCATCCGCGCATTGGAAACAGTGGAAAAAGCCGGTGGGAAAGTTCCTTTTGCGAACCTGATTTTGTCGATCCAGGCCATCAAGAACAAAGACTACCCCCGCGCAGAAACACTGATCCGTACAGATAAAGGCGGTCTGTCGCCCCACTTGAACCCACCTTTATTGGCGTGGGTTAAGTTTGCTCAACGCGACATCGACGGTGCCATGAAGGCGTTGGAAACGCTCAACGAACAAAAGGGCATGGCGACGCTGTTTCACATGTATGCCGCCTTGATTCTCGACGCCAACGCCAACGCCCCGCGGGCTCGCAAACACTTTTTGAACCTGCTTAAAGGCGGCGGCTTGTCCAACCGCATGGCGAAGTTGACGGGTGAACATTTCGAACGGGCTAAGGACCACCCCAAAGCGCGCGAGATTTTCAATAAATACGCCATCACCGATGTGGGCCTGATCATGCGCGACCAAGCCACAGCGCGGATGAAAAAAGGCACGCGTCCAGAGCTCGACATTCAAACCGCGCAAGACGGCGTTGCCGAAGCGTTGCTCAGCATCGCGGTGGCTTATCAAGCCCAAACATCCGGATCGCAGGCTTTGATTTTGTCCAACTTGGCGCTTTATTTGCGCGAAGACTTGGCGCGGGCGCAAATGATCAAGGCCGATGCCTTAGAAATAGCTGGAAACTACCCCCTCGCCAACACGGTTTATGCCGGGATCGCGAAATCTTCTCCACACCGGTGGATGGCGCAATTGCGCACAGCCCTGAACTTAGAACAGCTAGAGCGTGACGGCGAAGCGATCCGCTTGCTCAAAGATTTGGCGCGCGAACGCAAAGATTTGCCGTCGCCGTTAGGTGAGCTCGGTCACATTTTGCGCTCGAACGAACGCTTCGCGGATGCGGCCGAGGCCTATTCCGATGCCATAGACCGCAGCGGCAAAACCAACAAACGCCATTGGATCTTGTACTACAATCGCGGTGTCGCCTATGAAGCCAGCAAACAGTGGCCCAAAGCCGAGAAAGATTTCTTGAAGGCCTTGGAGCTCAACCCCGATCAACCGGATGTTTTGAACTATTTGAGCTACTCGTGGATCGATCAGGGGCTGCATTTAAAACGCGCCCTGAAGATGATCGAAAAGGCCGTCGACCTGCGCCCGCGCGACGGCTACATCGTCGACAGCTTGGGCTGGGGGCTTTATCGTTTGGGCAAATATGATCAGGCTGTGCGCAAACTGGAACGCGCCATCATGTTGCGGCCCAGCGACCCGGTGATCAATGACCACTTAGGCGATGCGCTTTGGAAAGTGGGCCGCACCCGTGAAGCGAAGTTCCAATGGGAACGTGCCAAAACCTTGGGGCCGGAAGAAAAACTGCTCAAGATCATCAATCAGAAGCTCAAATCGGGCTTGGCGGACAGTTCTCAAAAATGA
- a CDS encoding electron transfer flavoprotein-ubiquinone oxidoreductase: protein MERESMEFDVVVVGGGPAGLSAAIRIKKQAAEHGKEIAVCVLEKGSEVGAHILSGAVVDPIALNELFPDWKELGAPLNTPVTEDQFLFLTKTGSYKLPTPPQMNNHGNFVVSLGEVTRWLGEQAEALEIEVFPGFAASEVLFNDDGSVKGVATGDMGRTMAGEEGPNFEPGVELHAKYTLFAEGCRGSLSQQLMDHFNLRDGVQPQTYGVGIKELWEIDPEKHVPGKVVHSVGWPLTSDVYGGAFLYHLGDNLVSVGFIVGLDYANPHLSPFDEMQRFKTHPAIKPTFEGGRRVAYGARALNEGGFQSIPKLTFPGGALIGASAGFMNVPRIKGSHTAMKSAMECADAIVASWGEEAPAELTGYSDSLKKSWLWKELYKSRNIRPSFHKGLWTGIAYSALDTYLFAGRAPWTFKNHTDHDQLKPADSMPKIDYPKPDGVITFDKLSSVFISNTNHEEDQPCHLTLKDDSVPVATNLAKFDGPEQRFCPAGVYEYVEIEEGENKGDQRLQINAQNCVHCKTCDIKDPTQNIVWTTPEGAGGPNYPNM from the coding sequence ATGGAACGGGAATCTATGGAATTTGATGTTGTGGTTGTTGGTGGCGGACCGGCAGGTCTGTCTGCGGCCATTCGCATCAAAAAACAAGCCGCCGAACACGGCAAAGAGATCGCCGTATGCGTCCTGGAAAAAGGCTCAGAAGTCGGTGCGCACATCTTATCGGGTGCTGTGGTCGATCCCATCGCCTTGAACGAGCTGTTCCCCGATTGGAAAGAGCTGGGCGCGCCCCTCAACACCCCCGTCACCGAAGACCAATTCCTGTTTTTGACCAAAACCGGGTCTTACAAATTGCCGACCCCGCCGCAAATGAACAACCACGGCAACTTCGTGGTGTCCCTGGGCGAAGTCACCCGTTGGTTGGGTGAGCAGGCCGAAGCTTTGGAAATCGAAGTCTTCCCAGGCTTTGCCGCATCTGAAGTCTTGTTCAACGACGACGGCTCCGTCAAAGGTGTCGCCACCGGCGACATGGGCCGCACCATGGCCGGTGAAGAAGGTCCGAACTTCGAACCGGGCGTTGAGCTGCACGCCAAATACACCCTGTTTGCCGAAGGCTGTCGCGGATCGCTCAGCCAACAATTGATGGACCACTTCAACCTGCGAGACGGCGTTCAGCCGCAAACGTACGGTGTGGGCATCAAAGAACTTTGGGAAATCGATCCTGAAAAGCACGTGCCGGGCAAGGTCGTGCACTCCGTGGGCTGGCCGCTGACCTCTGACGTTTACGGCGGGGCGTTCTTGTATCACCTGGGCGACAACTTGGTGTCCGTGGGCTTCATTGTGGGCTTGGATTACGCCAATCCGCATCTGTCTCCGTTCGACGAAATGCAGCGCTTCAAAACTCACCCGGCCATCAAACCGACCTTTGAAGGCGGTCGCCGCGTGGCTTACGGTGCGCGCGCACTGAACGAAGGTGGCTTCCAATCCATCCCGAAATTGACCTTCCCGGGCGGTGCGCTGATCGGTGCGTCGGCTGGGTTCATGAACGTGCCGCGCATCAAAGGGTCGCACACGGCGATGAAGTCCGCCATGGAATGCGCCGACGCCATTGTGGCGAGCTGGGGCGAAGAAGCTCCGGCTGAATTGACGGGCTATTCCGACAGCTTGAAAAAATCGTGGCTGTGGAAAGAACTATATAAGTCCCGCAACATCCGCCCGTCGTTCCACAAGGGACTTTGGACCGGCATCGCGTATTCCGCCCTCGACACGTATCTGTTTGCAGGCCGCGCACCGTGGACGTTCAAAAACCACACCGACCACGATCAGCTCAAACCGGCAGACAGCATGCCGAAGATCGACTATCCCAAACCCGACGGTGTCATCACGTTTGATAAGCTGAGCTCGGTCTTTATTTCCAACACCAACCACGAAGAAGACCAGCCGTGCCACTTAACGCTGAAAGATGACAGCGTCCCGGTGGCGACGAACCTCGCCAAATTCGACGGGCCCGAGCAACGCTTCTGCCCCGCCGGTGTCTACGAATACGTGGAAATCGAAGAGGGCGAAAATAAAGGCGATCAACGTTTACAGATCAACGCACAAAACTGCGTGCACTGTAAAACCTGCGACATCAAAGACCCGACGCAAAACATCGTCTGGACCACGCCGGAAGGTGCGGGCGGGCCGAACTACCCGAATATGTAA
- a CDS encoding uracil-DNA glycosylase: MDAFEDSLNHPADVLSWYLDAGVDEAVGEEPIDRYGLIKAAQAKREADAKAMLAEAQTQHDEQAGKSPAAAKSGPTPIRPADTGVGEEALKSAVELAGAAKDMDALREALEGFDGCPLKKTAMNLVFGDGNPEAKVVLVGEAPGADEDRQGLPFVGGSGQLLDKMLGSIGLDRSQVFISNTVFWRPPGNRSPNPGEIAVCLPFVERMVELIDPAVLITIGGPATHSLLAQQGSVSRLRGRWFTYETPRMSHPIAATAIYHPEYLITTPAQKRQAWGDLLGIKAKLAEIG, from the coding sequence ATGGACGCTTTCGAAGACAGCTTGAACCACCCCGCCGATGTGCTGTCCTGGTATTTAGATGCCGGGGTAGACGAAGCCGTGGGTGAAGAACCCATTGACCGTTACGGCCTGATCAAAGCGGCTCAAGCCAAGCGCGAGGCCGACGCCAAGGCCATGTTGGCTGAAGCGCAAACCCAGCATGATGAGCAGGCGGGGAAATCTCCGGCTGCTGCCAAATCCGGCCCGACACCGATCCGCCCGGCGGACACGGGTGTGGGCGAAGAGGCCTTGAAATCCGCCGTAGAGCTGGCGGGCGCGGCCAAAGATATGGATGCCCTGCGCGAAGCCTTGGAAGGCTTTGACGGCTGTCCTTTGAAAAAAACGGCCATGAACTTGGTGTTTGGCGACGGCAATCCCGAAGCCAAAGTTGTGCTGGTCGGCGAAGCGCCGGGGGCGGACGAAGACCGCCAAGGCCTGCCGTTTGTGGGGGGCAGCGGTCAGCTCTTGGACAAGATGCTGGGCTCCATCGGTTTGGACCGCTCGCAGGTCTTTATTTCCAACACGGTGTTTTGGCGCCCGCCCGGCAACCGCAGCCCGAACCCAGGAGAGATTGCCGTGTGTCTGCCGTTTGTGGAACGCATGGTCGAACTCATTGACCCGGCTGTGCTGATCACCATCGGCGGCCCCGCGACCCATTCATTGTTGGCGCAACAAGGCAGTGTGTCACGTTTGCGCGGGCGTTGGTTTACCTACGAAACCCCACGCATGTCCCACCCCATCGCCGCCACGGCGATCTATCATCCGGAATATCTCATCACCACGCCGGCCCAAAAACGCCAAGCCTGGGGGGATTTGTTGGGGATCAAGGCGAAGCTGGCGGAAATCGGCTAA
- a CDS encoding lytic transglycosylase domain-containing protein — protein MAFKPWMRATLFAAGVITASVFSLTPTNAQEQLAALSVPDVKPEAVTLPHVLSTADADLYKKIFKVQEKGQWRTADKLIKQLSDKALMGHVLAQRYLHPTKYRSKYKELKNWMASYNDHHYAQRIYKLALKRRPKNWKYPAKPETGRALYKAPTSAAKVDKPNRKWLKRSQRRRVATLKHMLKSYLRKGHTLSAKRLLQSAEVKRLFDSYNMDWARARLAKGYFMDGRDDWAVEWAERAAKRSGKYLPSTHWIAGLAHWRLGNMEKSAEHFELSAKFDTSSWTHSASAFWAARAYLINRQPEKVMRLLENAAEHPRTFYGMLANKLLGQDPEFNWAIPPMAGTEVQDLMAHPGGKRALALLQIGQNTLAEKEMRQTARLAPRALATGMLAIAANTGMAELTMRLDAMLYPSGGGFDGASYPLPSWQPADGFKIDRALIYALVRQESRFNPKAKSGAGARGLMQLMPGTASFVARDRTYRWNKRSKLFEPELNLKLGQRYIGMLLGDNKIKNDLFLMAAAWNGGPGNLNKWRRRVNNMGDSLFFIESLPSRETRIFIERVLTNLWIYRNRLGQDAPSLDAVAAGKWPSYSPQGQEAKADTQEVAANE, from the coding sequence ATGGCCTTCAAACCGTGGATGCGCGCAACTCTGTTTGCGGCTGGCGTGATAACTGCGTCGGTCTTTTCGCTCACCCCCACAAATGCCCAAGAACAACTCGCCGCTTTGAGCGTGCCGGACGTGAAGCCAGAGGCCGTCACGCTGCCCCATGTGTTGAGCACCGCCGACGCTGATCTTTATAAAAAGATTTTCAAAGTCCAAGAAAAAGGCCAATGGCGCACCGCCGACAAGCTGATCAAGCAGCTGTCCGACAAAGCGCTCATGGGCCATGTTCTGGCGCAGCGCTATTTGCACCCGACCAAGTATCGCTCCAAATACAAAGAGCTCAAAAACTGGATGGCCAGTTACAACGACCATCATTATGCCCAGCGCATTTATAAGCTGGCCTTGAAGCGCCGTCCGAAAAACTGGAAATATCCGGCCAAGCCCGAAACAGGTCGGGCTTTGTACAAAGCCCCCACCTCGGCGGCCAAGGTCGACAAACCCAACCGCAAATGGTTGAAGCGTTCCCAACGCCGCCGCGTGGCGACACTGAAGCACATGCTCAAAAGCTATCTGCGCAAGGGCCATACTTTGTCGGCCAAACGCTTGTTACAATCTGCTGAGGTCAAACGTCTGTTCGACAGTTACAACATGGACTGGGCCCGCGCGCGTCTGGCGAAGGGCTACTTCATGGACGGGCGGGATGATTGGGCCGTTGAGTGGGCGGAACGCGCGGCCAAGCGGTCGGGCAAGTATCTGCCCAGCACACACTGGATTGCAGGCTTGGCGCATTGGCGCTTGGGCAATATGGAAAAATCCGCCGAACATTTTGAGCTGTCGGCCAAGTTCGATACGTCCAGCTGGACCCATTCGGCCAGCGCCTTTTGGGCGGCGCGGGCGTACTTGATCAACCGCCAGCCTGAAAAGGTTATGCGCTTGTTGGAAAATGCAGCGGAACATCCGCGCACGTTCTACGGCATGTTGGCGAACAAGCTGTTGGGCCAAGACCCTGAATTCAACTGGGCCATTCCGCCCATGGCAGGCACCGAGGTTCAAGACCTGATGGCACACCCAGGCGGCAAGCGCGCCTTGGCGTTGTTGCAGATCGGTCAAAACACCTTGGCCGAAAAAGAAATGCGCCAGACCGCACGCTTGGCGCCGCGTGCATTGGCCACGGGCATGCTGGCCATTGCGGCGAATACGGGTATGGCGGAACTGACCATGCGTTTGGACGCCATGCTGTATCCCAGCGGGGGCGGTTTTGACGGCGCGTCTTATCCGTTGCCGTCTTGGCAGCCCGCCGACGGCTTTAAGATAGACCGCGCCTTGATTTATGCGCTGGTCCGTCAAGAATCGCGCTTTAACCCCAAAGCCAAATCCGGCGCAGGCGCGCGCGGTTTGATGCAGTTGATGCCGGGCACGGCGAGTTTTGTGGCGCGGGATCGCACGTATCGTTGGAACAAGCGCTCTAAATTGTTTGAGCCGGAATTGAACCTGAAGCTTGGCCAGCGTTACATCGGCATGTTGCTGGGCGACAACAAAATCAAAAACGATTTGTTTTTGATGGCGGCGGCTTGGAATGGCGGACCGGGGAACTTGAACAAATGGCGTCGGCGCGTGAATAACATGGGCGACAGCTTGTTTTTCATCGAAAGCCTGCCGTCGCGCGAAACCCGCATCTTTATCGAACGCGTGCTCACCAACTTGTGGATTTACCGCAACCGTTTGGGCCAAGACGCACCGTCTCTGGACGCGGTCGCCGCCGGTAAATGGCCGAGCTATTCCCCCCAAGGCCAAGAGGCCAAAGCCGACACCCAAGAGGTTGCCGCAAATGAGTAA
- the moaB gene encoding molybdenum cofactor biosynthesis protein B, with protein sequence MSKIEGERAFLPVKIAVVTVSDTRTLADDKSGDTLVARIEAADHIVAAREIVKDDVPTLVELLGGWIADDNIDVVIATGGTGLTGRDVTPEAFAQVCEKEIPGFGELFRWISYQKIKTSTIQSRATAGLANGTYLFALPGSTGACKDAWDDILVHQLDARTRPCNMVELMPRLKEHLV encoded by the coding sequence ATGAGTAAAATTGAAGGTGAACGTGCATTCTTGCCCGTCAAGATCGCGGTTGTGACCGTATCCGATACCCGCACCCTGGCCGACGATAAGTCCGGCGACACCTTGGTCGCGCGCATCGAAGCTGCAGATCACATTGTCGCCGCGCGTGAAATCGTCAAAGACGACGTGCCGACGCTGGTGGAGCTGTTGGGCGGCTGGATCGCGGATGACAACATTGACGTGGTCATCGCCACGGGCGGAACGGGCTTAACGGGCCGCGATGTGACACCGGAAGCTTTTGCTCAAGTCTGCGAAAAAGAAATCCCGGGCTTTGGTGAGCTGTTCCGCTGGATCAGCTATCAAAAAATCAAAACCTCCACCATTCAATCCCGCGCGACCGCAGGCTTGGCTAACGGCACATACTTGTTCGCCTTACCGGGCTCCACGGGGGCGTGCAAGGATGCGTGGGACGATATCTTGGTGCACCAACTGGATGCGCGCACACGCCCGTGCAACATGGTCGAATTGATGCCGCGTTTGAAAGAGCATCTGGTTTAA
- a CDS encoding DUF6765 family protein, whose product MQIDFHHGVTYVVARLSGFSHQAANTIAYSAQYVDDATNAGVLEFQDRIFYSRISTANKTLTLKHLNDFGNHLVWIPFHFLPGNGGLPAGSNPNGSFVHKIICRPNSHVAQDMVRACIQDKHKPYALHRLGITAHVYVDTWAHQGFAGIVHDVNKVDELKGEDEMIFDANEALLSLGHGQALSNPDIPFNAWSYKNGLDDIIERDNLGDFTEAADELCKVFRGYLNDGYDPDRAGLKPKHKEQIYDMLGAIRSDNAEERHQEWIDAVKKDHFGFGAEDLDYIPKGVDSWKHIATGITGSHDSGKERPVFQPDFLTSDWKMFHDAAKEHRLTVIDDILPKYGICAG is encoded by the coding sequence ATGCAAATCGACTTTCATCACGGGGTTACCTATGTGGTTGCCCGCTTGAGCGGGTTTTCGCACCAAGCAGCCAATACCATTGCCTATAGTGCACAGTATGTTGATGACGCGACGAATGCTGGTGTTTTAGAGTTTCAAGATCGAATCTTTTACAGCCGTATTTCTACGGCCAACAAAACCCTGACCCTTAAACACCTTAATGACTTCGGCAATCACTTAGTCTGGATCCCATTCCACTTTCTCCCGGGCAACGGTGGACTGCCAGCAGGCTCCAACCCGAACGGTTCATTTGTTCACAAAATCATTTGTCGCCCCAATAGTCACGTTGCGCAAGATATGGTCCGCGCCTGCATCCAAGACAAACACAAGCCATACGCATTGCATCGCCTGGGTATCACAGCACATGTTTATGTTGATACCTGGGCACACCAGGGTTTTGCCGGAATCGTTCATGACGTCAACAAAGTCGATGAACTCAAAGGTGAAGATGAAATGATCTTTGACGCAAACGAAGCTCTTTTGTCACTGGGGCACGGGCAAGCCCTGAGCAATCCTGATATTCCCTTCAATGCATGGTCATATAAGAACGGCCTGGATGATATTATAGAACGCGACAATTTAGGCGATTTTACCGAAGCCGCTGATGAGTTATGCAAAGTCTTTCGAGGATACCTCAACGATGGGTACGACCCAGACCGCGCAGGTCTGAAGCCCAAGCACAAAGAGCAAATCTACGACATGCTGGGCGCTATTCGGTCAGACAACGCTGAAGAACGACATCAAGAGTGGATTGACGCTGTAAAAAAAGACCATTTCGGCTTTGGTGCTGAAGACCTGGACTACATCCCCAAAGGCGTGGACTCATGGAAACACATCGCGACAGGAATTACAGGCAGTCACGATTCCGGCAAAGAACGTCCGGTATTCCAGCCTGATTTTCTCACCAGCGATTGGAAAATGTTCCACGATGCCGCCAAGGAACACCGCCTGACGGTCATTGATGACATCTTGCCGAAGTATGGGATTTGTGCGGGATAA